One genomic window of Polyangium aurulentum includes the following:
- a CDS encoding PLP-dependent aminotransferase family protein, which yields MDSRIDELMRTGASTPGLISLGGGLPASDLFPRRALAASFLRAVSEPSAAALQYGWPEGSERLRAWVAARLRRRGADVDSSDVIMTSGAQQALAVATQVLFRRGSRVSCDPETYSSALDLFEARGVVAVTDQQSVEGFYTMPAMSNPRGLCMADEARRALLRRARAAHAVIIEDDAYAEIRWGSPLPRPMLADDRAHVWHVGTFSKTLSPGLRVGWLVVPRRFRRRALEAKNALDLQANSLAQELLADFLTRNDYDALVERASRFYRRRAKNLVRALSRRIPELRFAMPEGGFTIWAESDIEGDDAALLETAIAHGVSFEPGRIFRLDKRASPITMRLSFASEPTPRQIEGVERLARAIAAYRRAGRRAARHAA from the coding sequence GTGGACAGCCGAATCGACGAGCTCATGCGCACCGGCGCCTCGACTCCTGGGCTCATCTCCCTCGGAGGTGGGCTCCCGGCGAGCGACCTCTTCCCGCGGCGGGCGCTGGCCGCCTCCTTCCTGCGCGCAGTCTCCGAGCCCAGCGCCGCCGCGCTTCAATATGGCTGGCCGGAGGGCAGCGAGAGGCTGCGCGCGTGGGTGGCAGCCAGGCTTCGGCGGCGCGGGGCCGACGTCGATTCGAGCGACGTCATCATGACGAGCGGCGCGCAGCAGGCGCTCGCCGTGGCCACGCAGGTGCTCTTTCGCCGCGGCTCGCGCGTCTCTTGCGACCCGGAGACCTACTCGAGCGCGCTCGATCTCTTCGAGGCGCGCGGGGTCGTGGCCGTCACCGACCAGCAGAGCGTCGAGGGTTTTTACACGATGCCCGCGATGAGCAATCCGCGCGGCCTTTGCATGGCCGACGAGGCGCGGCGCGCGCTCCTTCGCCGCGCCCGGGCCGCGCACGCGGTGATCATCGAGGACGACGCCTACGCCGAGATCCGCTGGGGAAGCCCTCTGCCTCGGCCGATGCTCGCCGACGATCGCGCGCACGTCTGGCACGTCGGGACGTTCTCGAAGACGCTCAGCCCGGGGCTGCGTGTCGGCTGGCTGGTCGTCCCGCGCCGCTTCCGGCGTCGCGCGCTCGAGGCCAAGAACGCGCTCGATCTGCAGGCGAACAGCCTGGCGCAGGAGCTGCTCGCCGACTTTTTGACCCGCAACGATTACGACGCCCTCGTCGAGCGCGCGAGCCGATTCTACCGCCGTCGCGCGAAGAACCTCGTCCGGGCGCTCTCCCGCCGCATCCCCGAGCTGCGCTTCGCCATGCCCGAGGGGGGTTTTACGATCTGGGCCGAGAGTGACATCGAGGGCGACGACGCGGCCCTGCTCGAGACCGCCATCGCGCACGGCGTCAGCTTCGAGCCGGGGAGAATCTTTCGCCTCGACAAACGCGCCTCGCCCATCACCATGCGGCTGTCCTTCGCGAGCGAGCCGACCCCGCGGCAGATCGAGGGGGTCGAGCGGCTGGCCCGCGCCATTGCGGCCTACCGGCGCGCCGGGCGCAGGGCGGCGCGCCACGCGGCGTAG
- a CDS encoding protein kinase domain-containing protein has product MSIAPLSVGTLLQRGRYTLKSVIAHSGFSITYRAFDERTFTDVAIKEHAYAGACYRDTATGRVIAHRGQEILHARLTERLIREASLLVGVRHPHVVRVEAAWEELGTAYYAMELLEGETLERWVEQAASAEPSAERFAEVRRVALEILGALRAAHERAVYHCDLKPENVLLTERGAVLIDFGAARTGEHITRTVTLMPFTRGYAAPELLYPELIRDVGPWTDAYAWGMLVYGLIAGHRPAGIPIDAMERIARRMLADVAPPDPYDSAAATLEARGVPSAWAAGIAACLRIQRGERPGSMEALEVLLGEREAPEGEAPPQEAPRELSQSAIVPPVVPIIDREEPSLPARTELSFAPPPVSLSPSLPSNIVPEISAPQLTPPPPSCAAPPSRPLPFGRLAAGVLALLSVGAACLVAFGPRSTASERPPDEEPPPVVTLSPEIQSPVEVTVTSQDPACPDLQYECNGGCKRRDDPTFGCGRCRPTCKLAHVDKYACRGSRCAPKTCETGWDDCNEKPEDGCEIDLTTTLDHCGACGKQCTPGPRVIEAACVAGACGVVRCELGWDNCNDKPEDGCEVDLGTTLEHCGACGRRCERGPKVAEALCVASACSIGRCEEGQADCNGRVDDGCEVDLRRDTLHCGQCNAGCGGKPHVSAFHCQEGSCAIDTCEAGWLNADADASNGCEHEIPPPPPLPPPPSELPELPPPLPETLPQLPPSDAGG; this is encoded by the coding sequence GTGAGCATCGCACCCCTGTCCGTAGGGACGCTCCTCCAGCGCGGACGTTATACGCTGAAGAGCGTCATCGCGCACAGCGGCTTCTCGATCACGTATCGGGCGTTCGACGAGCGCACCTTCACCGACGTCGCCATCAAGGAGCACGCCTATGCTGGCGCATGCTACCGCGATACGGCGACCGGACGGGTGATCGCGCACCGCGGGCAGGAGATTTTGCACGCGCGGCTCACCGAGCGGCTGATCCGCGAGGCGAGCCTGCTCGTGGGCGTGCGCCACCCCCACGTCGTGCGGGTCGAGGCGGCGTGGGAAGAGCTCGGCACGGCCTATTACGCGATGGAGCTGCTCGAGGGCGAGACGCTCGAGCGGTGGGTCGAGCAGGCGGCTTCGGCCGAGCCGAGCGCCGAGCGTTTCGCCGAGGTGCGCCGCGTGGCGCTCGAGATCCTGGGCGCGCTGCGCGCGGCGCACGAGCGAGCGGTGTACCATTGCGACCTGAAGCCCGAGAACGTGCTCCTGACCGAGCGCGGGGCGGTCCTCATCGATTTCGGCGCCGCGCGGACGGGCGAGCACATCACGCGCACGGTCACCCTGATGCCGTTCACGCGCGGCTATGCGGCGCCGGAGCTGCTGTATCCGGAGCTCATCCGCGACGTCGGCCCCTGGACCGACGCGTATGCCTGGGGAATGCTCGTGTACGGCCTCATTGCAGGGCATCGGCCGGCGGGCATTCCCATCGACGCCATGGAGCGAATCGCGCGGCGCATGCTCGCCGACGTGGCGCCTCCCGATCCGTACGACAGCGCCGCCGCCACGCTCGAAGCGCGCGGGGTGCCCTCCGCCTGGGCTGCGGGGATCGCCGCGTGCCTGCGAATCCAGCGGGGAGAGCGCCCGGGCTCGATGGAGGCGCTCGAGGTGCTCCTCGGCGAGCGCGAGGCCCCCGAAGGCGAGGCGCCGCCGCAAGAGGCGCCCCGGGAGCTGTCGCAATCGGCCATCGTGCCCCCGGTCGTGCCCATCATCGACCGCGAAGAGCCCTCGCTGCCGGCGCGCACCGAGCTTTCGTTCGCCCCGCCGCCCGTGTCGCTCTCGCCCTCGCTGCCGTCCAATATCGTCCCCGAGATCTCCGCGCCGCAATTGACGCCGCCGCCGCCGTCGTGCGCGGCCCCGCCGAGCCGGCCCTTGCCGTTCGGGAGGCTCGCGGCGGGCGTGCTCGCGCTGCTCTCGGTCGGCGCGGCGTGCCTCGTCGCTTTCGGTCCTCGAAGCACGGCTTCGGAGCGCCCGCCCGACGAAGAGCCCCCGCCCGTCGTCACCCTGTCGCCCGAGATTCAGTCGCCCGTCGAGGTCACGGTGACGTCGCAGGATCCCGCCTGCCCGGATCTGCAATACGAATGCAATGGAGGCTGCAAGCGGCGCGACGATCCCACGTTCGGCTGCGGCCGGTGCCGGCCGACCTGCAAGCTCGCGCATGTGGACAAGTACGCCTGCCGCGGCAGCCGGTGCGCGCCCAAGACGTGCGAGACGGGCTGGGACGATTGCAACGAAAAGCCCGAGGACGGCTGCGAGATCGATCTGACGACGACCCTCGATCATTGCGGCGCGTGCGGAAAACAGTGCACGCCCGGACCCCGTGTGATCGAGGCTGCGTGCGTGGCCGGCGCCTGCGGCGTCGTGCGCTGCGAGCTCGGCTGGGACAATTGCAACGACAAACCCGAGGACGGCTGCGAGGTCGATCTGGGGACGACCCTCGAGCATTGCGGCGCGTGCGGCCGGCGCTGCGAGCGAGGGCCGAAGGTGGCCGAGGCCCTCTGCGTCGCCAGCGCGTGCAGCATCGGCCGATGCGAGGAGGGGCAGGCCGATTGCAACGGCCGGGTCGATGACGGCTGCGAGGTCGACCTCCGCCGCGACACGCTCCACTGCGGGCAGTGCAATGCAGGTTGCGGCGGAAAACCCCACGTGTCGGCGTTCCATTGCCAGGAGGGATCCTGCGCCATCGACACGTGCGAGGCCGGCTGGCTGAACGCGGACGCGGACGCCTCCAACGGCTGCGAGCACGAGATCCCGCCGCCTCCGCCGCTCCCGCCGCCTCCCTCCGAGCTGCCGGAGCTGCCGCCGCCGC